The following nucleotide sequence is from Scheffersomyces stipitis CBS 6054 chromosome 4, complete sequence.
tctgtattAATGCAATgttccagaacaagaaatatGTGAAATTAGATATGACAGTATGTTAAAATGTTAAAGGTAATCATCTACAAAAAACGACTATTGAAGTtacttttccaagaacttgaaaaggaaagtGGTGAAAGTTGACAAGAAAATAAAGGCACAGATCATATTTGGTCCAAACTTGTCACCATATTGAGCTGCTCTCTTTTCTCTGATCATAATCACTCTCCAGATGTACTTGTAGATGGCGTAGAAAATTGTGAACAACGAggtgatgaagaaactgatGGAGGCGGTCAATGAAGAGTTGGACCCGtagttcaacaagtacatGGCTGTACCTCCCAAAAGCATACCAATCGACAACCAACTCAAGAAAGTTCTCTCATTGGCAAAGTACACCTTTGGCTCAATTCTGATGGGCACACAGATCGTCTTACCCTTTGGTAACTTGTCCTTGAAAGTTTCGTTCAAGTCGAAGTTGGTACCGGGCTTGACGGTGAAGGTACGGTCATCGTTAAAGTAATGCAAGAATTGGCCATACAAGTGGTACAAGAACGTGGTGATAGGCGATTCGCTGCGTCTGTTGGTGTAGGTGTTGGGCAACAAGAGCGGAGTCGATTCgtccaagtcttcttccaaggGGTTAATGTCGTTTGAGAAATGGACTCCAGTGTAAGAAGAACCAGTCAATTCTTCCTCATCTAACTCACCACCGGAGGTAGAAGAGGCCATGATTCTTGCTTGCGGATTTCTACGGATACCGTATTCTTGCTGAATCTTAGGCTTACGGATGTCTACATCCATTTGCGTGTGCCAGAAAGGCAACAAGTCTACGTGGTCAGTCAACAAAGAGGCTCCACCGTGAATAAACTTGGAGAACTTAGGCACGGCTTCTACCAAATGACTGGTGACCAAGTCTCTGACCCAAACAGGAGGTTCCTGTCCCAATTGAGTCTGCAACTTGACTTCCAAAACAGCATATGGGAAACGACAAATGTCCTTCTCTGGTAACTGAGAGAATGGGTAATCAACTCCGATATCcattcttctccagtttCCATGGGTTCTGTCGTAGCCGTCAAAGTCGTCTTCTCTTATCATAGACAACTCGGTATCCAAAGAAATACGAACTCTGGCATCACCAGGCAACTGGAAGGCGGTTCTGTTGTAGAAAGATCTCATAACAGGTCTgtacttttctttcaacacTCTGTACTGAACTTCTTTAGCTAATCTTTCCAAATTGTCGATTTCCTGAGGCGATTTCTTACCGTCCTTTCTCATCTTTTCAAAAGCTTGTTGAGCTGTGAAGTCACCAGTCAAGAACGAGTTGaccttcttttccttcaaggcAAATCTAGCCTTGACAGACTTTTCACCGGTCCAGTCTTCACGATGCGTCTTTCTCTCTACGAAGATCTGTTCCGACTTCATGCCACCGTACCATCTCAATCTGATAGCCTCGGCACCTTCGTCTTTTCTCAATCTGCCGTAGTAAAGATCCATGTCCTCGTTGTCAAAGTAGATGGAAGTAATGGCAGAGTCTTCTGGTTCGAACTCCTTGTCAGCATTGAAGACCAACACAGGCAAGTGCTTCAAGAtaatcaacttcaactcgGTGATGTTTTCTGGATGTACCCAGTACTTTGTTGTTTGTCTAACAAAGTTCTGTTGCGAGCCTCCAGCAGACGAGTCTCCCTTAACAGGGTTACCCCTGGTTCTGACCAAGTCATacaacttggacaacttgacAATCAAGTTGTCGTAGTTGTCCTTGTAGAAGGGCTTGTGGTTTAATCTGGCCTGGAAGATGggcttcaagttgaacttggtcGTTTTGTCATGCTTCTTGACAATCTTCTGGAAACCAGTGTAGTTCAATCTGGtgaacttggccaagtcGTGGACATCAGCAATGATATCACTCAACTCCTGctccaagtcttcgaagTCTTGTTCCTGAGGAGGGTTCTTGACGGCTGGGTCGTTGTTCTGGAAACGCTGGAGTGCGTCTACAACCTCGTAGACATACTTTTCCAGCTCCTTGATTCTACGGTTGACCTCGGTGTTCTTGACCTTGGTGAACGAGTAGACCTTGTCCAACTCTACTTCCAAGGCAGCAAGgaactcttcttccaactcgTTGGACCACTGGTAGTCGTTGTCCTTGAGAcccttcttcaactggtGCTTCAAGTCATCGTAGGAGATGTAGTAGAATGAGTAGTTCTTGATGAGAGCCTTTCTCAAGTGTTCTCCGAACTTCATGGTTAAAAGTGATGAGATGAGAATGGATTGACAGACGAGGAAAGTTGTCAAATAAACAATCAGATGCCAAAGTAATTCACTGCGATAGTGTAGTCAATGGTGCGAATAACAATCAAATAACAAGTGTAGTGCGATGAAAGACGGTCAATCTTGTTAGCAACGATGGGTGAACGAAACCAGTCAATGATTTGATACTAGCAGAAAGAGCAGTGGACGAT
It contains:
- the VTC4 gene encoding polyphosphate synthetase Protein (involved in vacuolar polyphosphate accumulation), which gives rise to MKFGEHLRKALIKNYSFYYISYDDLKHQLKKGLKDNDYQWSNELEEEFLAALEVELDKVYSFTKVKNTEVNRRIKESEKYVYEVVDALQPVKNPPQEQDFEDLEQELSDIIADVHDLAKFTRLNYTGFQKIVKKHDKTTKFNLKPIFQARLNHKPFYKDNYDNLIVKLSKLYDLVRTRGNPVKGDSSAGGSQQNFVRQTTKYWVHPENITELKLIILKHLPVLVFNADKEFEPEDSAITSIYFDNEDMDLYYGRLRKDEGAEAIRLRWYGGMKSEQIFVERKTHREDWTGEKSVKARFALKEKKVNSFLTGDFTAQQAFEKMRKDGKKSPQEIDNLERLAKEVQYRVLKEKYRPVMRSFYNRTAFQLPGDARVRISLDTELSMIREDDFDGYDRTHGNWRRMDIGVDYPFSQLPEKDICRFPYAVLEVKLQTQLGQEPPVWVRDLVTSHLVEAVPKFSKFIHGGASLLTDHVDLLPFWHTQMDVDIRKPKIQQEYGIRRNPQARIMASSTSGGELDEEELTGSSYTGVHFSNDINPLEEDLDESTPLLLPNTYTNRRSESPITTFLYHLYGQFLHYFNDDRTFTVKPGTNFDLNETFKDKLPKGKTICVPIRIEPKVYFANERTFLSWLSIGMLLGGTAMYLLNYGSNSSLTASISFFITSLFTIFYAIYKYIWRVIMIREKRAAQYGDKFGPNMICAFIFLSTFTTFLFKFLEK